A stretch of the Mycobacteroides immunogenum genome encodes the following:
- a CDS encoding phosphatase PAP2 family protein: protein MLSVRQWPVITGAFLTVLFVVLACVAHAAHAGTAVDHSVLNFMLSQRREWLTPVAVFITDVVGPDGMWPLGLIAGAVLWWRWRRPLPALVIFGTLMTTRIAISLTKHLVGTERPPHGVRLVAEQSPSYPSGHSVTTISVLGVLAVILGHGRSRTVRIWLWVAAAVGTVAVALTRLYLGVHWLSDVTGGALLGGLIVVVAGWWYVRYTAPPLSTA, encoded by the coding sequence GTGCTGTCGGTTCGGCAATGGCCGGTGATCACCGGCGCGTTTCTCACGGTCCTTTTTGTGGTGCTCGCGTGCGTCGCGCATGCCGCACACGCCGGTACGGCCGTTGATCACTCGGTACTGAATTTCATGCTGAGCCAGCGCCGGGAGTGGCTGACGCCCGTCGCTGTGTTCATCACGGACGTGGTGGGACCCGACGGCATGTGGCCGCTCGGATTGATCGCCGGGGCAGTGCTGTGGTGGCGGTGGCGTCGACCGCTACCCGCGCTGGTGATTTTCGGAACCCTGATGACCACCAGAATCGCGATCTCGCTGACCAAACACCTCGTGGGCACCGAGCGCCCACCGCATGGCGTCCGGTTGGTGGCCGAACAGTCGCCGTCGTATCCATCCGGGCATTCGGTGACGACGATCTCGGTGCTGGGGGTGCTCGCGGTGATCCTCGGACACGGCCGCAGCCGGACCGTTCGGATCTGGTTGTGGGTGGCGGCAGCGGTCGGCACGGTTGCGGTCGCGCTCACGCGGCTGTATCTGGGTGTGCATTGGCTCTCCGATGTGACCGGGGGTGCACTGCTGGGTGGCCTGATCGTGGTGGTGGCGGGGTGGTGGTACGTGCGATACACCGCCCCACCGTTATCCACAGCCTGA
- a CDS encoding ABC transporter permease yields the protein MSVFVDIVPDESPAPEAAASPSQWRIRLTRAALPLLSVIVFIGIWQLAAASGIWNQTFVPYPSSVWHAFIEVSTNHDGVHGYGGYLLAEHLYMTLRRLLFGVLIGVTAGVLLGLLMGSVGWVRSVLEPWLTFLRTLPPLAYFFLLVIWLGIDEAPKITLLALAALPPAAVATTAAVVAAPVGLVEAARALGASRWQVTRDVVIPAALPETFTGVRLAVGMAYSSVVAAELFNGIPGVGGLVKDASNYNNTPVVLVGIFSIGISGLVIDAALRAVERRAVPWRGKI from the coding sequence GTGTCTGTTTTCGTCGACATCGTCCCCGACGAGTCACCCGCCCCAGAAGCCGCTGCTAGTCCGTCGCAGTGGCGCATCCGGTTGACGCGGGCCGCCCTCCCGCTGCTTTCCGTGATCGTGTTCATCGGCATCTGGCAGCTGGCGGCCGCCAGTGGGATCTGGAACCAGACCTTCGTGCCGTACCCGAGCAGCGTGTGGCACGCGTTTATCGAGGTATCCACCAATCACGACGGCGTGCATGGGTACGGCGGCTATCTTTTGGCCGAGCACCTGTATATGACATTGCGGCGCTTGCTGTTCGGCGTTCTGATCGGCGTCACCGCCGGCGTGCTGCTCGGCCTGCTGATGGGATCGGTCGGTTGGGTGCGCAGCGTCCTGGAGCCGTGGCTGACTTTCCTGCGCACGTTGCCACCGCTGGCCTACTTCTTCCTGTTGGTGATCTGGCTGGGCATCGACGAGGCCCCCAAGATCACCCTGCTCGCGCTGGCAGCACTGCCGCCCGCAGCCGTCGCGACCACGGCGGCAGTGGTGGCGGCACCGGTTGGGCTGGTGGAGGCGGCCCGCGCGCTGGGTGCGTCGCGGTGGCAGGTGACCCGTGACGTGGTGATCCCCGCAGCACTGCCCGAGACGTTCACCGGGGTGCGGCTCGCGGTGGGCATGGCCTACTCGTCGGTGGTCGCCGCGGAACTCTTCAACGGCATACCCGGCGTCGGTGGGCTGGTCAAGGATGCTAGTAACTACAACAACACGCCCGTGGTGCTGGTCGGGATCTTCTCCATCGGGATCTCAGGACTGGTCATCGATGCCGCCCTGCGCGCGGTCGAGCGCCGCGCGGTGCCGTGGCGGGGAAAGATATGA
- the prcA gene encoding proteasome subunit alpha, with amino-acid sequence MTFPYYASVEQLMRDRSELARKGISRGRSVVALTYVDGVLFVAENPSNSLQKVSEVYDRVGFAAVGKFNEFDRLRRGGIQWADMRGYAYDRRDVSGRQLANIYAEALGTIFNEQAKPYEVELCVGEVAHYGRDTEPVLYRITYDGSIADEPHWVVMGGNTEPVINSLKESYVESATLRDAVGFAVKALQAGTAGTNGSEGRALGGLEIAVLEQSRPRRAFRRIKGAALDALLPDDFSPGQTEGGGDPAPEPGDPKDSKDS; translated from the coding sequence ATGACCTTTCCGTACTACGCCTCGGTCGAGCAGCTCATGCGCGACCGTTCGGAGCTGGCGCGCAAGGGAATCAGCCGCGGTCGTTCGGTGGTGGCGCTGACGTACGTCGACGGCGTGCTGTTCGTCGCCGAGAACCCGTCGAACTCACTGCAGAAAGTCAGCGAGGTCTACGACCGGGTGGGTTTCGCGGCCGTTGGCAAGTTCAACGAGTTCGACAGGCTGCGGCGAGGCGGCATTCAGTGGGCCGATATGCGCGGCTACGCGTACGACCGCCGCGACGTGAGCGGGCGGCAGCTGGCCAACATCTACGCTGAAGCGCTCGGCACCATCTTCAACGAGCAGGCCAAGCCCTACGAGGTGGAGCTGTGCGTCGGCGAGGTGGCCCATTACGGCCGCGACACCGAGCCGGTGCTCTATCGGATCACCTATGACGGGTCGATCGCCGATGAGCCGCACTGGGTGGTCATGGGCGGTAACACCGAGCCCGTGATCAACTCGCTGAAGGAAAGCTACGTCGAGAGCGCCACGCTCAGGGATGCGGTCGGCTTCGCGGTGAAGGCTTTGCAGGCCGGTACGGCCGGCACCAACGGCTCCGAAGGCCGGGCTCTGGGCGGACTCGAGATCGCGGTACTGGAGCAGAGCCGGCCGCGCCGGGCGTTCCGGCGGATCAAGGGTGCCGCGCTGGACGCGTTGTTGCCCGACGACTTCTCACCGGGGCAGACCGAGGGTGGCGGCGATCCCGCGCCCGAACCGGGTGATCCTAAGGACTCCAAGGACAGCTAG
- a CDS encoding serine hydrolase domain-containing protein — translation MGSDSTLAERLDEVFGAALRERRVVGAVAVVARDGEIQYRRAHGLADREESVPMRADTLFRLASVTKPIVTLAVLRLVGDEVIRLDDPVTRWLPDFTPSLADGTTPDLTIHHLLTHTAGLSYGLLEEPESPFHALGISDGIDVVDFDLRENLRRLAAAPLQFPPGSAWRYSLALDVLGAVVENATGLPLDRAVEKLVASPLGMRESGFVARDLTRFAVPYANGEPEPFRIAENASVPLPEGIGVAVRFGPSRVVRPEAYPSGGAGMYGTADDVLLLLEAIRAGDGFLADGLRTLMRTDHVGPQAQTRGPGWGFGYGGAVLSDPDAADSPQGAGTIGWGGVYGHSWFVDAAHGLSVLLLTNTAYEGMTGALTVEVRDAVYAAD, via the coding sequence ATGGGTAGCGATTCCACACTCGCCGAACGGCTTGACGAGGTCTTCGGGGCCGCACTGCGGGAGCGCCGGGTCGTGGGCGCTGTGGCGGTTGTCGCCCGAGACGGCGAGATCCAGTACCGCCGCGCCCATGGGCTCGCGGATCGTGAGGAATCCGTGCCGATGCGGGCGGACACGCTGTTCCGGCTCGCCTCGGTGACCAAGCCGATCGTCACTCTCGCGGTTCTGCGGCTGGTCGGTGATGAGGTCATCCGGCTCGATGATCCCGTCACGCGCTGGCTGCCCGACTTCACACCGAGTCTTGCGGACGGCACCACGCCGGACCTGACCATTCATCACTTGCTCACCCACACAGCAGGTTTGAGTTATGGATTGCTGGAAGAGCCCGAATCGCCATTCCACGCACTGGGCATATCTGACGGTATCGATGTGGTCGATTTCGATCTGCGGGAGAACCTGCGGCGACTGGCAGCGGCACCGCTGCAGTTCCCGCCGGGCAGTGCCTGGCGGTACTCCTTGGCACTCGACGTGCTGGGTGCGGTGGTGGAGAACGCGACCGGTCTGCCCCTGGACCGGGCCGTCGAGAAGCTGGTCGCCTCCCCGCTCGGCATGCGTGAATCGGGTTTCGTGGCCCGCGATCTGACCCGCTTTGCGGTGCCCTACGCCAATGGCGAACCCGAACCGTTCCGGATCGCCGAAAACGCCAGTGTGCCTCTGCCGGAGGGGATCGGTGTCGCGGTGCGTTTCGGTCCATCGCGGGTGGTGCGCCCGGAGGCGTATCCCTCGGGTGGCGCCGGGATGTACGGCACCGCTGATGATGTACTGCTCCTGCTGGAAGCGATCCGTGCCGGAGACGGCTTCCTGGCAGACGGCCTGCGCACGTTGATGCGGACCGATCATGTGGGACCACAGGCTCAAACCCGAGGACCGGGTTGGGGATTCGGCTACGGCGGCGCCGTATTGTCCGATCCGGACGCTGCCGACAGCCCCCAGGGCGCGGGCACAATCGGCTGGGGTGGAGTTTATGGGCACAGCTGGTTTGTGGATGCCGCCCACGGATTGTCCGTGCTGCTCCTGACGAACACGGCCTACGAGGGCATGACGGGTGCGCTGACCGTCGAGGTACGGGACGCGGTGTACGCCGCGGACTAG
- a CDS encoding glycosyltransferase translates to MHIALFTDLHPESLGGAQISVARQRHGLERLGHKVTVFTAPLAHTVDPDPNVVEVKPVPFVAEAMRKLGKHDDFTFVWPGAANRELIDRELRARGPIDIIHSQGDLGVCIAGVEAARRNGIPVVQTKHTRYDVYFEKASPNPLLLAWIFSQMQERHLPKDFHLTTVQESAASRRAWQLMMAQAQAVDHEITPTTHFAQALTDRGLRRPVSVVSNGVDDELVDIAREAADDKPTDDEPLRLIWCGRLSPEKRVLEAVQAATQVTNCVMDIYGDGHLEGAIKKYVDSHGASNRIRLRGRVSQDSCLAAMGASSALLFTSYGFDTQGLVLLEAISMSTPVIFCDEILGESVPEGGGLVTENESVEAIAKAIRVLADDRAKLRQMTEVVAAHQDEPRQSLQTEKIVAIYNDVLQKANA, encoded by the coding sequence ATGCATATAGCGCTGTTCACCGATCTTCACCCCGAGAGCCTGGGCGGGGCGCAGATCTCGGTGGCCCGGCAACGTCACGGGCTGGAACGGCTGGGACACAAGGTGACGGTGTTCACCGCACCGCTGGCGCACACCGTCGACCCGGACCCGAACGTGGTCGAGGTCAAGCCGGTGCCGTTCGTCGCCGAGGCCATGCGCAAACTGGGCAAGCACGACGACTTCACCTTCGTGTGGCCGGGAGCGGCGAACCGCGAACTGATCGATCGGGAGCTGCGTGCCCGTGGGCCCATCGACATCATCCACAGCCAGGGCGACTTGGGTGTCTGCATCGCCGGCGTGGAGGCCGCGCGCCGCAACGGCATCCCGGTGGTACAGACCAAGCACACCCGGTACGACGTGTACTTCGAAAAGGCCAGCCCCAATCCGCTGTTGCTGGCCTGGATTTTCAGCCAGATGCAGGAGCGCCACCTGCCCAAGGATTTCCACCTGACGACGGTGCAGGAATCCGCGGCATCGCGGCGGGCCTGGCAGCTGATGATGGCGCAGGCGCAGGCGGTGGACCACGAGATCACCCCGACGACGCATTTCGCGCAGGCCCTCACCGACCGCGGTCTGCGCCGGCCCGTTTCGGTGGTGTCCAACGGCGTTGACGACGAGCTAGTGGACATCGCCCGCGAGGCCGCGGACGACAAGCCCACCGATGACGAGCCGCTGCGGTTGATCTGGTGCGGACGACTCTCTCCCGAGAAGCGCGTGTTGGAGGCCGTACAGGCCGCCACCCAGGTCACGAACTGTGTCATGGACATCTACGGCGACGGCCACCTTGAAGGCGCCATCAAGAAGTACGTCGATTCGCACGGCGCCTCCAACCGCATCCGGCTACGCGGGCGGGTCAGTCAGGACAGCTGCCTGGCGGCGATGGGAGCGAGCAGCGCGCTGCTGTTCACCTCGTACGGTTTCGACACCCAGGGACTGGTTCTGCTGGAGGCGATTTCGATGTCGACTCCGGTCATCTTCTGCGACGAGATCCTCGGCGAATCGGTGCCCGAGGGCGGCGGGCTGGTTACCGAGAACGAATCCGTCGAGGCGATCGCGAAGGCCATCCGCGTCCTGGCCGATGACCGCGCCAAACTGCGGCAGATGACGGAGGTGGTGGCCGCACATCAGGATGAGCCCCGGCAATCACTGCAGACCGAGAAGATCGTCGCCATCTACAACGATGTGTTGCAGAAGGCCAACGCTTGA
- a CDS encoding taurine ABC transporter substrate-binding protein produces the protein MRLGRLAATLAVAIVALSGCAIDHSGLDSSKPTIRIGYQNFPSGDLVVKQNRWLETALPEYNIKWTRFDSGADINTAFIARELDFGALGSSPFARGLSAPLNIPYRVAFVLDVAGDNEALVASNHSGVTTIAGLKGKRVGTPFASTAHYSLLSALAQNGLSANDVRLVDLQPQAALAAFDRGDVDAVYTWLPTVDQVRKNGKDLITSRQLAADGRPTLDLAVVANAFADTRPDVVDAWRRQQARAVRLIHDDPSTAAKAIAAENGLTPQEVADQLKQGIYLTPEEIGSAKWLGEQGKPGHIAVDLQSASQFLADQKQIPAAAPLSTFENAVYTKGLPDVIGR, from the coding sequence ATGAGGTTGGGTCGCCTCGCGGCCACGCTCGCGGTGGCGATCGTGGCGTTGTCGGGCTGCGCGATCGATCACTCCGGTCTGGACAGCAGTAAGCCGACCATCCGGATCGGTTACCAGAACTTCCCCAGCGGTGACCTTGTGGTCAAGCAAAACCGTTGGCTGGAAACGGCGTTGCCGGAATACAACATCAAGTGGACCCGGTTCGACTCGGGTGCCGACATCAACACCGCCTTCATCGCCCGGGAGCTCGATTTCGGGGCGCTGGGATCGAGCCCCTTCGCGCGGGGGCTCTCGGCGCCCCTGAACATTCCGTACCGGGTGGCCTTCGTCCTTGACGTGGCCGGTGACAATGAGGCGCTGGTGGCCAGCAATCACAGTGGCGTGACGACGATCGCGGGGCTCAAGGGTAAACGTGTCGGGACCCCATTCGCCTCCACCGCGCACTACAGTCTGCTGTCCGCGCTGGCCCAGAACGGCTTGTCGGCGAACGATGTTCGTCTCGTAGACCTGCAACCGCAGGCCGCGCTGGCCGCCTTCGACCGCGGCGACGTGGATGCCGTCTACACCTGGCTACCTACTGTCGACCAGGTGCGGAAGAACGGCAAGGATCTGATCACCAGCCGCCAGCTGGCGGCCGACGGCAGACCCACCCTGGATCTGGCCGTGGTGGCCAATGCGTTCGCCGATACGCGTCCCGATGTGGTCGATGCGTGGCGCAGGCAGCAGGCGCGGGCAGTCCGGCTCATCCACGATGATCCGAGCACGGCGGCCAAGGCGATCGCCGCCGAAAACGGGCTCACCCCGCAGGAGGTGGCCGATCAGCTCAAGCAGGGTATCTACCTGACTCCGGAGGAGATCGGGTCGGCGAAATGGCTTGGTGAACAAGGTAAGCCGGGGCACATCGCGGTAGATCTGCAGAGCGCTTCGCAGTTCCTGGCCGATCAGAAACAGATACCGGCTGCGGCGCCGCTTTCGACATTCGAGAATGCTGTCTACACGAAGGGTCTACCCGATGTCATTGGTCGATGA
- a CDS encoding ABC transporter ATP-binding protein: MSLVDEVDSAVQARDTGSIRISGVTHSYGSGAAKTTALGPVDLTVEPGTFLVLVGASGCGKSTLLRLLAGFESPSEGAVHVAGGVPTPGITSGVVFQQPRLFPWRTVGGNVELALKYAKVPRERWAQRRDQLLARVGLEGTAGRRIWEISGGQQQRVAIARALAAETPLFLLDEPFAALDALTRERLQEDVRQVSAESGRTTVFVTHSADEAAFLGSRIVVLTRRPGQVALDIPVELPRTGIDPDDLRRSPEYAELRTEVGRAVKAAAA, encoded by the coding sequence ATGTCATTGGTCGATGAAGTGGACTCCGCCGTCCAGGCACGCGATACCGGATCGATTCGGATCAGCGGGGTCACCCACAGCTATGGCAGCGGCGCGGCCAAGACCACAGCACTGGGCCCGGTGGACCTGACCGTCGAGCCGGGCACATTCCTCGTCCTGGTGGGAGCCTCCGGCTGCGGCAAGAGCACCTTGCTGCGGCTGTTGGCCGGGTTCGAATCGCCCAGCGAAGGGGCCGTGCACGTGGCCGGTGGGGTGCCGACACCGGGCATCACCTCCGGTGTGGTGTTCCAGCAGCCCCGGCTGTTTCCGTGGCGCACCGTGGGAGGCAATGTCGAGCTCGCGTTGAAGTACGCAAAGGTTCCGCGCGAGCGGTGGGCACAGCGGCGGGATCAGTTGCTCGCCCGTGTCGGTCTGGAAGGTACTGCGGGGCGCCGTATCTGGGAGATCAGCGGTGGCCAACAGCAACGGGTCGCGATTGCTCGTGCGCTCGCCGCGGAGACGCCGCTGTTTCTTCTGGACGAGCCGTTCGCCGCGCTTGACGCCCTTACCCGTGAGCGTCTGCAAGAGGATGTCCGCCAGGTCAGCGCCGAGTCGGGCCGCACGACGGTATTCGTCACGCATAGCGCCGACGAAGCCGCCTTTCTCGGATCGCGCATCGTGGTACTGACCCGCCGGCCGGGGCAGGTCGCACTGGACATTCCCGTGGAACTGCCCAGGACCGGCATCGATCCCGACGATCTACGGCGTTCCCCCGAATACGCCGAACTGCGTACCGAAGTGGGTCGTGCGGTGAAGGCCGCGGCTGCCTAG
- the prcB gene encoding proteasome subunit beta, with amino-acid sequence MIWRDDSIARQPAGQHFRNSHLSSFSEYLRVQAPELLPALGKASSDVIGNLPHGTTIVALNYRGGVLIAGDRRATQGNYIANRDIDKVQITDNYSATGIAGTAAIAVEFARLYAVELEHYEKLEGVPLTFNGKANRLSALVRGNLAAAMQGLVAVPLLVGYDIDDPNGETAGRIVSFDVAGGWHVESDGYQAVGSGSMFAKSSIKKLYKPGGNALNALSVAVESLYDAADDDSATGGPDLVRRVFPTAVRIDSGGAVRVPEADIERIAREVIEKRTEAARAESELRESGGDS; translated from the coding sequence GTGATCTGGCGCGACGACTCGATCGCACGTCAGCCCGCCGGACAGCACTTCCGCAATTCGCACCTTTCCTCGTTCTCGGAATACCTGAGGGTCCAGGCCCCAGAACTGCTTCCGGCGCTCGGAAAGGCGTCCAGTGACGTGATTGGGAATCTGCCGCATGGGACCACCATCGTCGCGCTGAACTACCGTGGCGGAGTCCTGATCGCCGGTGACCGACGTGCGACGCAGGGCAATTACATCGCCAACCGCGATATCGACAAGGTGCAGATCACCGATAACTATTCGGCCACCGGGATTGCCGGGACCGCGGCGATTGCCGTGGAGTTCGCCCGGCTGTACGCCGTAGAGCTGGAGCATTACGAGAAGCTCGAGGGCGTGCCGCTGACGTTCAACGGTAAGGCCAACAGGCTTTCGGCGCTGGTACGCGGCAACCTGGCCGCGGCCATGCAGGGTCTGGTGGCAGTGCCGCTGTTGGTGGGTTACGACATCGATGACCCCAACGGCGAAACCGCCGGACGCATCGTGTCTTTCGACGTGGCCGGCGGCTGGCACGTGGAGAGCGACGGCTACCAGGCGGTGGGCTCGGGCTCGATGTTCGCCAAGTCATCCATCAAGAAGCTGTACAAGCCCGGTGGGAACGCACTCAACGCATTGTCGGTGGCGGTGGAGTCGCTCTACGACGCCGCTGACGACGATTCGGCAACGGGCGGACCGGATTTGGTGCGCCGGGTGTTCCCAACAGCTGTCCGGATCGATTCCGGGGGAGCGGTTCGCGTCCCGGAGGCCGACATCGAACGTATCGCGCGCGAGGTCATCGAGAAGCGCACCGAGGCTGCACGTGCCGAATCAGAATTGCGTGAATCGGGAGGTGACTCATGA
- a CDS encoding ankyrin repeat domain-containing protein, whose protein sequence is MASTLPTNPSLDRIRDDARALQRAVRAARPEAFETVRQHHPRPDLALAGQRFALHDAQLTMARRYGFTGWPALVHYLNLAAELSTDPGAVPESGLAAADRFCALSSLRYREDDAPPRWQAAADLVTADPALVQGHIWAAAAAADPAALARHLAVHPHLAATAGGPYQWLPLMYLCYSRAPLGRTLSDTLAAARILLDAGADPNSGYLWCGMSTPFTALTGVFGEGEQGPGRQPRHPFAEELATLLLRHGAHPVDQQTLYNRMFRPDNSHLELLFAHGLADAGPSPWERRLGEAMESRQQMWQRQIDWAAAHGFAERLDLLARHGIDTAGATLVPRTFPVDVNARDEDGATALHEAAWAGDLALIGRLLDAGADPTVTDLRYGSTPLEWAEHAYQLAAAELLRSRTGG, encoded by the coding sequence ATGGCCAGCACCCTTCCCACCAATCCGTCGTTGGATCGCATTCGCGATGACGCGCGCGCCCTGCAGCGCGCGGTGCGCGCGGCCCGTCCCGAAGCATTCGAGACGGTGCGCCAACACCATCCGCGTCCCGATCTCGCCTTGGCGGGTCAGCGGTTCGCATTGCACGATGCCCAGTTGACGATGGCCAGGCGCTACGGATTCACCGGCTGGCCCGCGCTTGTGCACTATCTGAACCTGGCCGCCGAGCTGAGCACCGATCCGGGCGCGGTACCTGAATCCGGCCTGGCCGCGGCCGATCGATTCTGTGCCCTTTCCTCATTGCGGTACCGCGAGGACGACGCACCACCACGCTGGCAGGCGGCGGCAGACCTCGTCACCGCGGATCCGGCGCTGGTGCAAGGACACATCTGGGCGGCCGCTGCCGCGGCCGACCCAGCCGCGCTCGCACGGCACCTCGCCGTCCACCCGCACCTCGCGGCGACCGCCGGTGGTCCGTACCAATGGCTTCCACTGATGTACCTGTGCTACAGCCGCGCACCGTTGGGCCGCACCCTGAGTGACACATTGGCTGCGGCACGCATACTGCTGGATGCCGGTGCCGACCCCAATTCGGGATACCTCTGGTGTGGGATGTCCACTCCCTTCACAGCGCTGACCGGAGTGTTCGGCGAGGGCGAGCAGGGGCCAGGACGCCAGCCACGTCACCCGTTCGCCGAGGAACTGGCCACCTTGTTGCTGCGACACGGTGCCCACCCGGTGGATCAGCAGACCCTCTACAACCGGATGTTCCGGCCCGACAATTCTCATCTCGAGCTGCTCTTCGCCCACGGCTTGGCCGATGCCGGCCCGAGCCCATGGGAGCGCCGCCTGGGTGAGGCCATGGAGAGCCGCCAGCAGATGTGGCAGCGGCAGATCGACTGGGCCGCCGCCCACGGATTCGCCGAGCGGCTGGATCTGCTCGCTCGCCACGGGATCGACACCGCAGGAGCGACTCTGGTGCCCCGCACCTTTCCCGTCGACGTCAACGCCCGCGACGAGGACGGAGCTACTGCGCTGCACGAGGCCGCCTGGGCGGGCGACCTGGCACTGATCGGTCGGCTGCTGGACGCCGGGGCCGATCCCACGGTCACCGATTTACGTTATGGGTCAACACCACTGGAATGGGCCGAGCACGCCTATCAGCTCGCGGCTGCGGAACTACTGCGCAGCCGTACCGGCGGCTAG
- a CDS encoding amidase — protein sequence MDFSDYSQYDATGLAELVATKQVTPAELLAAARARAAEVNSEINAIVRTIPEADQQAEGDLTGPFAGVPFLIKDLGQDYQGHPTSGGCRALSALPAPEHSTIVRRWLDAGLVIFGKTNTPEFGSKGITEPELFGASRNPWDVSRTPGGSSGGSAAAVAAGIVPVAGASDGGGSIRIPAGCCGLVGLKPGRGITPMGPTAGEPMHGAAVNGTVSRTVRDTAAMLDVIAGPESTSPYLPAIPKDSYASQVGRDPGKLRIGVRIPTVITPNPDPAAVAAVESAVRLLTHLGHEVEEVSAPYDDGQLARDFLLTWFVNAAYEVDYTKKLTGAGDEGFERDTLLIAALGRTTSGPDYVAAVERRHDYVRELATFFDSYDLLLTPTLAKAPPRIGEFDLPAPVAAVSDLLLRTKTARVLKYANIVDSMINDNLGWVPYTQLANLTGRPAISLPLYQTPKGLPLGVQFVAPLGGESLLIRLAAQLEATEPWAHRRPTL from the coding sequence GTGGATTTCTCCGACTACTCCCAATACGACGCCACCGGCCTAGCCGAACTGGTCGCCACCAAGCAGGTCACCCCCGCCGAGCTGCTCGCCGCCGCCCGCGCTCGCGCGGCAGAGGTCAATAGCGAGATCAACGCGATAGTCCGAACCATCCCCGAAGCCGACCAGCAGGCCGAGGGTGATCTGACGGGGCCATTCGCCGGTGTGCCGTTCCTCATCAAGGATCTGGGCCAGGACTACCAGGGCCACCCGACGTCGGGTGGATGCCGGGCGCTGTCCGCCCTGCCCGCGCCGGAGCACTCCACCATCGTGCGGCGCTGGCTCGACGCCGGCCTGGTCATCTTCGGCAAGACCAACACCCCCGAGTTCGGCTCCAAAGGCATCACCGAGCCGGAACTCTTTGGGGCGAGCCGTAATCCGTGGGATGTGAGTCGCACACCGGGCGGCTCCTCGGGCGGCTCCGCCGCCGCGGTCGCCGCCGGGATCGTGCCGGTGGCCGGCGCCAGCGATGGCGGTGGCTCGATCCGGATCCCCGCCGGATGTTGCGGTTTGGTCGGTCTCAAGCCTGGCCGGGGTATCACGCCCATGGGCCCAACGGCAGGCGAGCCCATGCACGGCGCGGCGGTCAACGGCACCGTCTCGCGTACCGTCCGCGATACCGCGGCCATGCTCGACGTCATCGCCGGACCCGAGTCCACATCGCCGTATCTGCCTGCGATTCCCAAGGATTCGTATGCGTCGCAGGTCGGCCGCGATCCGGGCAAGCTCAGGATCGGAGTACGCATCCCGACGGTGATCACCCCGAACCCCGATCCGGCCGCGGTGGCCGCTGTGGAGTCGGCGGTCCGCCTGTTGACCCACCTGGGCCACGAGGTGGAGGAGGTGAGCGCCCCATACGACGACGGCCAACTCGCCCGCGATTTTCTGCTGACGTGGTTCGTGAACGCCGCCTACGAGGTGGACTACACCAAGAAGCTGACCGGTGCCGGCGACGAGGGATTCGAGCGCGACACACTACTCATCGCGGCACTGGGACGTACCACAAGTGGTCCCGATTATGTTGCGGCAGTGGAGCGCCGGCATGACTATGTGCGAGAGCTGGCGACGTTCTTCGACAGCTACGACCTGCTGCTCACCCCGACCCTCGCCAAGGCTCCACCGCGGATCGGCGAGTTCGACCTGCCGGCGCCGGTGGCCGCCGTGTCGGATCTGCTGCTGCGCACCAAGACCGCCCGGGTGCTCAAGTACGCGAACATCGTCGACAGCATGATCAACGACAACCTCGGCTGGGTTCCCTATACCCAGTTAGCGAATCTCACTGGACGCCCCGCGATTTCACTGCCGTTGTATCAGACCCCGAAGGGCCTGCCGCTCGGCGTGCAGTTTGTCGCCCCGCTCGGCGGCGAATCGCTGCTCATTCGGCTGGCCGCTCAGCTCGAGGCGACCGAGCCATGGGCACACCGGCGCCCCACCCTCTAG